In a genomic window of Diorhabda carinulata isolate Delta chromosome 8, icDioCari1.1, whole genome shotgun sequence:
- the LOC130897026 gene encoding UDP-N-acetylhexosamine pyrophosphorylase-like protein 1: MVTLQQLREVLVENNQSHLLHFYDDLNDEEKQKLLAQLSNINFSEVNQLFKNAMESLNEQGVKLDSKMKPVPSHTFESEESINSELLAQYKKLGLEEISKGHVAVLLMAGGQGTRLGVNYPKGMYSVGLPSGKTLFQIQAERIKKVMNLSKQQTGTAGNIVWYIMTSGPTDKTTEKFLKNNDYFGLNKNDVVQFKQGLLPCFDFDGKIFLEDKNTVALAPDGNGGIYRALKNNGILEDMKVRGVKYLHAHSVDNILVKVADPVFIGYCVKKGAECGAKVVKKSGPNEAIGVVCQIDGKFQVVEYSEITEKTANLRDEEGNLIFSSGNICNHFFSTDFLNKIADRFESQLKLHVAKKKIPHVNQRGENVKPSTPNGIKIEKFVFDVFEFTNKFVTWEVPRHSEFSALKNADNPEGTAVDCPTTSKRDLLRLHKKYIENAGGKVTTNEVEISPLLSYAGENLEIRVKGKVFDKKTVILSDEEQLFMNNNNTIDGPVISNVVVR, from the coding sequence atggTAACGTTACAGCAATTACGTGAGGTATTAGTTGAAAACAACCAATCGCATCTTCTTCATTTCTACGACGATCTTAACGATgaagaaaaacagaaattattagcccaactttcaaatattaatttcagtGAAGTGAATCAACTATTCAAAAATGCGATGGAATCCCTTAACGAACAGGGCGTCAAACTGGATAGTAAGATGAAACCGGTACCCAGTCACACTTTTGAATCCGAGGAAAGTATAAATTCCGAATTACTTGCTCAGTATAAAAAATTGGGCTTAGAAGAAATATCGAAAGGTCACGTTGCAGTTCTACTAATGGCAGGAGGTCAAGGTACCAGACTAGGTGTAAACTATCCTAAAGGAATGTATTCAGTTGGTCTACCTTCAGGGAAAACCCTTTTCCAAATACAAGCGGAACGTATCAAAAAAGTTATGAATTTGTCTAAACAACAAACTGGAACCGCGGGAAATATCGTATGGTATATAATGACAAGTGGTCCCACTGATAAAACAACTGAAAAGTTTCTCAAAAATAACGACTATTTTGGGCTCAATAAAAACGATGTGGTGCAATTCAAACAAGGTCTATTACCATGCTTCGATTTCGATGGTAAAATATTTCTAGAAGATAAGAATACAGTGGCGTTAGCACCAGATGGTAACGGAGGTATTTATAGAGCTCTGAAGAATAATGGTATACTAGAAGATATGAAAGTACGAGGTGTTAAATATTTACATGCTCATAGTGTCgataatattttggttaaagTAGCAGATCCCGTGTTTATCGGTTATTGTGTTAAAAAGGGAGCAGAATGTGGCGCTaaagttgtaaaaaaatctgGACCCAACGAAGCTATAGGAGTGGTATGTCAAATCGATGGTAAATTTCAGGTTGTTGAATACAGTGAAATCACCGAAAAAACCGCAAATTTAAGAGACGAAGAAGGAAATTTGATATTCAGCTCAGGTAATATTTGTAATCATTTCTTCTCTAcggattttttgaataaaatagcCGACAGATTCGAAAGTCAACTAAAATTACACGTGGCAAAGAAAAAGATTCCACACGTGAATCAACGAGGTGAAAACGTTAAACCGTCTACACCCAACGgaattaaaatcgaaaaattcgtTTTCGACGTTTTCGAATTCACAAACAAATTCGTGACATGGGAGGTGCCCCGTCATAGTGAATTCAGCGCTCTTAAAAATGCTGATAATCCCGAAGGTACAGCTGTTGACTGTCCCACTACGTCTAAAAGAGATTTGCTGAGATTACACAAAAAGTATATCGAAAATGCGGGCGGGAAAGTGACAACTAACGAAGTAGAAATTTCCCCGTTGCTATCGTACGCTGgtgaaaatttggaaatcaGAGTGAAAGGAAAAGTGTTCGATAAAAAAACTGTGATATTATCCGACGAAGAACagttatttatgaataataataataccatTGATGGACCTGTTATTTCTAACG